Proteins encoded in a region of the Roseateles sp. SL47 genome:
- a CDS encoding MlaD family protein, whose amino-acid sequence MENKAHALATGLFVLLLGAALVVVVLWFRGDRGDTQSFTVVSRAGVPGLNVKAPVKLRGVVIGKVDSIRFDPAEGRQILVGIEVDADAPIAPGTMAKLGYQGITGLSFIDLNDGDPPQSPQQNVLQTRRIPLAPSVLDQLTDIGPKLAANALETMKRINLVLSDANQQQFSQTLAQLKEASAGLNQLVNEMHPTAQALPSLVKNADGLVVAGQKTLGQVDQLAQKGGDMVDAYKARATELDKIGEAAAQLQASIKRMELSLVGGGERPRQQALFEDLSRAARALERAAQGLGDQPQSLILGPQPGPAGPGEAGFDASRKEK is encoded by the coding sequence ATGGAAAACAAAGCCCACGCCCTGGCCACCGGCTTGTTCGTGCTGCTGCTGGGGGCCGCGCTGGTGGTGGTGGTCCTGTGGTTCCGAGGGGACCGCGGCGACACCCAGTCCTTCACCGTGGTCTCACGCGCCGGTGTGCCCGGCCTGAATGTGAAGGCGCCGGTGAAGCTGCGCGGTGTGGTGATCGGGAAGGTGGACAGCATCCGCTTTGATCCGGCCGAGGGGCGCCAGATTCTCGTCGGCATCGAAGTGGATGCCGATGCACCGATTGCCCCCGGCACGATGGCCAAACTCGGTTATCAGGGCATTACCGGTCTGTCGTTCATCGACCTGAATGACGGCGACCCGCCGCAAAGCCCGCAGCAAAACGTGCTCCAGACGCGCCGCATTCCGCTCGCCCCCTCCGTCCTGGACCAGCTCACCGACATCGGCCCCAAGCTGGCTGCCAATGCGCTGGAGACGATGAAGCGCATCAACCTGGTGCTGAGCGATGCCAACCAGCAGCAGTTCAGCCAGACGCTGGCGCAGCTGAAGGAGGCGTCGGCGGGCCTGAATCAACTGGTCAACGAGATGCATCCAACGGCGCAGGCCTTGCCCTCGCTGGTGAAGAATGCGGACGGGCTGGTTGTCGCCGGCCAGAAAACGCTCGGCCAGGTGGATCAATTGGCGCAGAAGGGCGGCGACATGGTCGATGCCTACAAGGCGCGGGCCACCGAGCTGGACAAGATCGGGGAAGCGGCGGCGCAGTTGCAGGCGTCGATCAAGCGCATGGAGCTGTCGCTGGTGGGCGGCGGCGAACGGCCGCGTCAACAAGCGCTGTTTGAAGATCTGTCGCGTGCGGCACGTGCCTTGGAGCGAGCGGCGCAAGGCCTCGGGGACCAGCCGCAGAGTCTGATTCTGGGGCCGCAGCCTGGCCCGGCAGGTCCGGGAGAGGCCGGTTTTGATGCGAGCCGCAAGGAGAAATGA
- a CDS encoding ABC transporter ATP-binding protein, with the protein MSGNCEEAGQPVSDDVVISVRHVGTVLGGVRIHKDISLDVKAGEVLGIIGGSGSGKTTLLRLMLGLERPSEGEVLVLGHRLGNCEATDLARVRHRWGVLFQQGALFSALTVFDNIALPLRELKTLPKDLIAELVMQKLQQVGLKPEDGTKMPSELSGGMIKRVSLARALIMDPQLLFLDEPTAGLDPASSKRFVQLIESLKREMALTVVMVTHDVDTLFALVDRLAVLSDQQLVAHGPLEQVVQMQHPFIRNFFLGHVQRCAEENLRSYRDALHHQDDPQPA; encoded by the coding sequence ATGAGTGGCAACTGTGAAGAAGCCGGGCAACCGGTGTCGGACGATGTGGTCATCTCGGTGCGCCATGTCGGCACCGTCCTGGGGGGCGTACGCATCCACAAGGACATCAGCCTGGATGTGAAAGCCGGCGAGGTGCTGGGCATCATCGGCGGCTCCGGCAGCGGCAAGACGACACTGCTGCGCTTGATGCTGGGCCTGGAGCGCCCCAGCGAGGGCGAAGTGCTGGTGCTGGGCCACCGGCTGGGCAACTGCGAAGCCACCGATCTGGCCCGGGTGCGCCATCGCTGGGGCGTGCTGTTCCAGCAGGGCGCACTGTTTTCGGCGCTCACCGTCTTCGACAACATCGCGCTGCCGCTGCGGGAGCTCAAGACGCTGCCCAAGGATCTCATCGCCGAACTCGTGATGCAAAAGCTGCAGCAGGTGGGCCTGAAGCCGGAGGACGGCACCAAGATGCCGTCCGAACTGTCCGGCGGCATGATCAAGCGGGTGTCGCTGGCCCGCGCGCTGATCATGGACCCGCAACTGCTCTTCCTGGACGAGCCCACCGCCGGCCTCGACCCCGCCAGTTCCAAACGCTTTGTGCAGCTGATTGAAAGCCTCAAGCGCGAAATGGCGCTCACGGTGGTGATGGTCACCCACGATGTGGACACGCTGTTTGCGCTGGTGGACCGTCTCGCCGTTCTGTCCGACCAGCAGCTCGTGGCCCATGGCCCGCTGGAGCAGGTGGTGCAGATGCAGCATCCCTTCATCCGCAATTTCTTCCTCGGCCACGTCCAGCGTTGCGCCGAAGAAAACCTCCGCAGCTATCGGGACGCCCTGCACCATCAGGACGACCCGCAGCCCGCCTGA
- a CDS encoding ABC transporter permease translates to MEQAPVIDSTPRLLSSQDGGQVQARLEGEWTLLSLRERVEVLRAELSALPASGVAWDLSAVSRMDPTGALLLWQAWGRQQPDQLQWPAAPAASMFQAQFARLSAKQGKVTRPHRRESPWKLGQGLFNLAEHLIEAIALFGQVVRDVGRMIRHPGLIAWSDISAHIYRSGAQALGITALVGVLVGITLSYLIARQLQNFGADIYVINILGISVWRELGPLLAAILVAGRSGSAMTAQIGVMRVTQELDALSVMGISHTVRLVFPKMAALALSLPLVTVWTSCMVLLGGMLAARATLGLDYVQFLQGLPASVPVANLWLGVSKSAVFGVLIAFVACHFGLRIRPNSESLAAGTTDSVVSSITLVIVVDAIFAVMFSNVGLKA, encoded by the coding sequence ATGGAGCAAGCGCCCGTCATTGATTCAACCCCCCGTCTGCTGAGCAGCCAGGATGGGGGTCAGGTCCAGGCCCGCTTGGAAGGGGAGTGGACTCTGTTGTCCCTGCGCGAGCGCGTCGAAGTGCTGCGTGCGGAACTGTCCGCGCTGCCTGCGTCTGGCGTCGCCTGGGACCTGAGCGCTGTGAGCCGCATGGACCCCACCGGGGCGCTGCTCTTGTGGCAGGCCTGGGGGCGGCAGCAACCCGACCAGCTGCAATGGCCGGCTGCCCCGGCGGCGTCGATGTTCCAGGCCCAGTTTGCGCGGCTCAGTGCCAAACAGGGCAAGGTCACCCGCCCTCACCGCAGGGAGAGCCCCTGGAAGCTGGGCCAGGGGCTGTTTAATCTCGCCGAGCATCTGATCGAGGCCATCGCCCTGTTCGGTCAGGTCGTGCGCGATGTCGGCCGCATGATTCGCCATCCGGGGCTGATTGCCTGGTCCGACATCTCCGCCCACATCTACCGCAGCGGCGCCCAGGCCTTGGGCATTACCGCGCTGGTGGGGGTGCTGGTCGGCATCACCCTGTCCTATCTCATCGCGCGGCAGTTGCAGAACTTTGGCGCCGATATCTATGTGATCAACATCCTGGGCATCAGCGTCTGGCGGGAGCTGGGCCCGCTGCTGGCGGCCATTCTGGTGGCAGGGCGCAGCGGCTCGGCCATGACCGCGCAGATCGGGGTGATGCGGGTCACGCAGGAACTGGATGCGCTGTCGGTGATGGGCATCTCGCACACGGTGCGGCTGGTGTTCCCCAAGATGGCGGCCCTGGCGCTCTCCTTGCCCCTGGTGACGGTCTGGACCAGCTGCATGGTGCTGCTGGGCGGCATGCTGGCGGCCCGCGCCACCCTGGGGCTGGACTATGTGCAGTTTCTGCAAGGGCTGCCGGCGTCGGTGCCGGTGGCCAATCTGTGGCTGGGCGTGTCCAAATCCGCCGTGTTTGGTGTGCTGATCGCCTTTGTGGCGTGCCATTTCGGGCTGCGCATCCGGCCCAACAGCGAAAGCCTGGCGGCCGGCACCACCGATTCGGTGGTGTCGTCCATCACGCTGGTCATTGTGGTGGATGCGATCTTTGCGGTGATGTTCTCCAACGTGGGGCTCAAGGCATGA
- a CDS encoding MerR family transcriptional regulator: MDITLPAIPAKRYFTIGEVSELCGVKPYVLRYWEQEFTQLKPMKRRGNRRYYQHHEVLLIRRIRDLLYDQGFTISGARNQLTEAAHGTHAGQGPATQAQEFRAEAMAAAEQAAHLSQLPLRDLQGRESLRARAAEVSDGAAHTTVSLEKLSLEEVREELLAIRESLLA; the protein is encoded by the coding sequence ATGGACATCACGCTTCCCGCCATTCCCGCCAAGCGCTACTTCACCATCGGTGAGGTGAGTGAGTTGTGCGGCGTGAAGCCGTATGTGCTGCGCTATTGGGAACAGGAATTCACCCAGCTCAAGCCGATGAAGCGGCGCGGCAACCGCCGCTACTACCAGCACCACGAGGTGCTGCTCATCCGCCGCATCCGGGACCTGCTGTATGACCAGGGCTTCACCATCAGTGGCGCCCGCAATCAGCTGACCGAAGCCGCACACGGCACACACGCCGGCCAAGGCCCCGCCACACAAGCCCAGGAATTCCGCGCCGAAGCGATGGCGGCGGCGGAGCAGGCCGCGCATCTCTCACAGCTGCCGCTGCGTGACCTTCAAGGCCGCGAGTCGTTGCGCGCGCGGGCCGCAGAGGTGTCGGATGGGGCGGCGCACACCACGGTGTCGTTGGAAAAACTCTCTCTGGAAGAAGTGAGAGAAGAATTGTTGGCCATCCGCGAGAGTTTGCTTGCGTAA
- a CDS encoding integration host factor subunit alpha: MSDDDIKEQARVLLGSLETPTLTKAELAELLFDKLGLNKRESKDMVEAFFDIIHDSLSSGREVKLSGFGNFNIRRKAPRPGRNPRTGESIPIKARNVVTFHASHKLKEAVQGNAPAAGDFE, from the coding sequence ATGAGCGACGATGACATCAAGGAACAGGCGAGGGTGCTGCTGGGCAGCCTGGAAACGCCGACGCTGACCAAGGCGGAACTGGCCGAGCTGCTGTTCGACAAGCTGGGCCTGAACAAGCGCGAGTCCAAGGACATGGTCGAGGCCTTCTTCGACATCATTCATGACAGCCTCTCCAGCGGCCGTGAAGTGAAGTTGTCGGGCTTCGGCAATTTCAATATCCGTCGCAAGGCGCCACGCCCCGGGCGCAATCCGCGCACTGGTGAGTCGATCCCCATCAAGGCGCGTAATGTGGTGACTTTCCACGCCAGTCACAAATTGAAAGAAGCTGTGCAGGGGAACGCGCCCGCTGCCGGAGACTTCGAGTAG
- the pheT gene encoding phenylalanine--tRNA ligase subunit beta, translated as MQFPESWLRAFCNPALNTQELAELLTMSGLEVEELRPVAPPFHGIVVAEIVEAVQHPDADRLRVCKVNAGGPELLQIVCGAPNARVGIRVPLATVGAELPPGEDGKPFKIKVGKLRGVESFGMLCSARELKLTEDHGGLLELAADAPLGQNIREHLQLDDTLFTLKLTPNLAHALSVYGIAREVSALTGTPLNAPAITPAAVTHQDKLPVRVEAADLCGRFSGRIVRGVNTKAITPAWMVDRLARCGQRSVSPLVDISNYVMFELGRPSHIFDLDKIHNELVVRWGRKGEQLKLLNGNTIELDETVGVIADSQQVESLAGIMGGDATAVSDDTTNVYVEAAFWWPKAVMGRSRRFNFSTDAGHRFERGVDPSGTTDHIERITQLIVEICGGQAGPMDDHVVALPERKPVALRVDRAAKVIGMPVTQADCETVFKRLGLDFSVTAPDVLTVLPPTFRFDLQIEEDLIEEVVRVLGYSKLPATPPLAPVVGKVPSETRRSVHALRHAVAARDYFETINFSFVEARWERELAGNEQPIQLLNPIAAPLAVMRSSLMGSLVQVLRNNLARKAPRVRVFEIGRVFLRDASVEESDTTIAGVRQPLRLAGLAWGTADQQQWGERDRPVDFFDVKGDIEALLAPRALQFEATVHPALHPGRSARVLLDGVEIGVVGELHPKWRQSYELPSAPVLFELALDAVLARLVPQGKGVARLQAVQRDLAVIVGEQVTHASLMNAIHSSGETLVRSARLFDVFKPAQPTAELKAGERSLAVRLELLDDDNTLTDERIEQAMAKVVARLGEQLGARLRG; from the coding sequence ATGCAATTCCCTGAGTCCTGGCTGCGGGCCTTTTGCAATCCTGCGCTGAACACCCAAGAGCTGGCCGAGCTGCTGACCATGTCCGGCCTGGAAGTGGAAGAACTCCGTCCGGTCGCTCCCCCGTTCCACGGCATCGTCGTGGCCGAGATCGTCGAAGCGGTGCAGCATCCCGATGCAGACCGCCTGCGTGTGTGCAAGGTCAATGCGGGCGGCCCGGAGCTGCTGCAGATCGTCTGTGGCGCGCCCAATGCCCGCGTGGGCATTCGCGTGCCGCTGGCCACCGTCGGTGCTGAACTCCCGCCGGGTGAAGACGGCAAGCCGTTCAAGATCAAGGTGGGCAAGCTGCGAGGCGTCGAGAGCTTCGGCATGCTGTGCTCGGCCCGTGAGCTGAAGCTGACCGAAGACCATGGGGGCCTGCTGGAACTGGCTGCCGACGCACCGCTGGGTCAGAACATTCGCGAGCACCTGCAACTGGACGACACGCTGTTCACGCTCAAGCTCACGCCCAACCTGGCGCATGCGCTGAGCGTCTACGGCATCGCCCGTGAAGTGTCCGCGCTCACCGGTACGCCGCTGAATGCCCCGGCGATCACGCCGGCTGCGGTCACTCATCAGGACAAGCTCCCCGTCCGCGTGGAAGCCGCCGACCTGTGTGGCCGTTTCTCCGGCCGTATCGTGCGCGGCGTCAACACCAAAGCCATCACCCCGGCCTGGATGGTGGACCGTCTGGCCCGTTGCGGCCAGCGCTCGGTATCGCCGCTGGTGGATATCTCCAACTACGTGATGTTCGAGCTGGGCCGGCCCTCTCACATCTTCGATCTGGACAAGATCCACAACGAGCTGGTGGTGCGCTGGGGCCGCAAGGGTGAGCAACTCAAGCTGCTCAACGGCAACACCATTGAGCTGGACGAGACCGTGGGGGTCATCGCCGACAGCCAGCAGGTGGAATCGCTGGCCGGCATCATGGGCGGCGACGCCACGGCCGTGTCGGACGACACGACCAACGTGTATGTCGAAGCCGCCTTCTGGTGGCCCAAGGCGGTGATGGGGCGTTCGCGCCGCTTCAACTTCTCCACCGATGCCGGTCACCGCTTCGAGCGGGGGGTGGATCCGTCGGGCACCACCGACCACATCGAGCGCATCACCCAGCTGATCGTTGAGATCTGCGGTGGCCAGGCCGGCCCGATGGACGACCATGTCGTGGCGCTGCCGGAGCGCAAGCCGGTTGCTCTGCGTGTGGACCGTGCCGCCAAGGTGATCGGCATGCCGGTGACGCAGGCCGACTGCGAAACCGTCTTCAAGCGCCTGGGACTGGACTTCAGTGTTACCGCCCCTGACGTGCTGACGGTGCTGCCCCCGACCTTCCGTTTCGATCTGCAGATCGAGGAAGACCTGATCGAGGAAGTGGTGCGGGTGCTGGGTTACAGCAAGCTGCCCGCCACGCCGCCGCTGGCTCCGGTGGTCGGCAAAGTGCCCAGCGAGACGCGCCGCAGCGTACACGCCCTGCGCCATGCCGTGGCCGCCCGCGATTACTTCGAAACCATCAACTTCAGCTTCGTGGAAGCGCGTTGGGAACGCGAACTCGCGGGCAACGAGCAACCCATCCAGCTGTTGAACCCGATTGCCGCCCCGTTGGCAGTGATGCGCAGCAGCCTGATGGGCAGCCTTGTCCAGGTGTTGCGCAACAACCTGGCGCGCAAGGCACCGCGGGTGCGGGTGTTTGAGATTGGCCGTGTGTTCCTGCGGGACGCCTCGGTGGAAGAGAGCGACACCACCATTGCCGGCGTGCGTCAGCCCTTGCGCCTGGCCGGCCTGGCCTGGGGCACGGCGGACCAGCAGCAATGGGGCGAGCGTGACCGCCCGGTGGACTTCTTCGACGTGAAGGGTGACATCGAGGCCTTGCTGGCCCCGCGTGCCCTGCAGTTCGAAGCGACCGTGCATCCCGCTCTGCATCCGGGCCGCAGCGCCCGCGTGCTGCTGGACGGTGTGGAGATCGGCGTGGTGGGCGAACTGCATCCGAAGTGGCGTCAAAGCTACGAGCTGCCGTCGGCCCCGGTGCTGTTTGAACTGGCGCTGGACGCCGTGCTGGCCCGCCTCGTGCCGCAAGGCAAGGGAGTTGCGCGCCTGCAGGCGGTGCAGCGTGACCTGGCGGTGATCGTTGGTGAACAGGTGACCCATGCCTCGCTGATGAATGCCATCCACAGCAGCGGCGAGACCCTGGTACGCTCCGCCCGTTTGTTTGATGTCTTCAAGCCGGCCCAGCCGACCGCTGAGCTCAAGGCTGGGGAACGCAGCCTCGCCGTGCGCCTGGAACTGCTGGACGACGACAACACCCTGACGGATGAGCGCATCGAGCAGGCGATGGCCAAGGTCGTGGCGCGGCTGGGTGAACAGCTGGGAGCCCGCTTGCGGGGCTGA
- the pheS gene encoding phenylalanine--tRNA ligase subunit alpha, producing the protein MNDLDQLLQQASGEFAAAATPADLENAKARFLGKAGQVTELMKGLAQLSVEEKKTRGAQINQLKQGIEAALTARRQALADAELNKQLRAEALDVTLPGRQRGTGALHPITRAMERIEAIFGSMGFDVADGPEIENDWFNFTALNTPADHPARSMHDTFYVENGFVLRTHTSPMQIRYAVQHVKKHQHLIDAGQAMPEIRVIAPGRTYRVDSDATHSPMFHQVEGLWVGENISFKDLKSVYVNFMQQFFETTDMEIRFRPSYFPFTEPSAEIDMMFGSGPLKGRWLEVSGSGQVHPQVIRNMGLDPERYIGFAFGSGIDRLAMLRYGVNDLRLFFDGDLRFLSQFK; encoded by the coding sequence ATGAACGATCTCGATCAATTGCTGCAACAGGCCAGCGGTGAATTCGCCGCCGCCGCCACGCCCGCCGACCTGGAAAACGCCAAAGCCCGATTTTTGGGCAAGGCCGGCCAGGTCACCGAGCTGATGAAAGGGCTGGCCCAGCTGTCGGTCGAGGAAAAGAAGACACGCGGCGCACAGATCAACCAGCTCAAGCAGGGCATCGAGGCCGCACTGACCGCCCGTCGTCAGGCCCTGGCCGATGCCGAACTCAACAAGCAGCTCAGGGCCGAAGCCCTGGACGTCACCCTGCCCGGGCGCCAGCGCGGCACCGGCGCGCTGCATCCCATCACCCGCGCCATGGAGCGCATCGAAGCGATCTTCGGTTCGATGGGATTCGACGTGGCCGACGGCCCCGAGATCGAGAACGACTGGTTCAATTTCACCGCGCTCAACACCCCGGCGGACCATCCCGCCCGGTCGATGCATGACACCTTCTATGTCGAGAACGGTTTTGTGCTGCGCACCCACACGAGCCCGATGCAAATCCGCTATGCGGTGCAGCACGTCAAGAAGCATCAGCATCTGATCGATGCCGGGCAGGCCATGCCGGAGATCCGCGTGATTGCGCCGGGCCGCACCTATCGGGTGGACAGCGACGCCACCCACTCTCCCATGTTCCATCAGGTCGAAGGGCTGTGGGTGGGGGAGAACATCAGCTTCAAGGATCTGAAGTCGGTCTACGTGAACTTCATGCAGCAGTTCTTCGAGACCACCGACATGGAGATCCGCTTCCGCCCCAGCTACTTCCCCTTCACCGAACCCAGCGCCGAGATCGACATGATGTTCGGCTCCGGCCCGCTCAAGGGCCGTTGGCTGGAAGTGTCGGGCTCGGGTCAGGTGCATCCGCAGGTCATCCGCAACATGGGCCTGGACCCGGAGCGCTACATCGGCTTTGCCTTCGGTTCCGGCATCGACCGCCTGGCGATGCTGCGTTATGGGGTGAACGACCTGCGCCTGTTCTTTGATGGTGATCTGCGTTTCCTGTCGCAATTCAAGTAA
- the rplT gene encoding 50S ribosomal protein L20, with the protein MPRVKRGVTARARHKKVLALAKGFRGRRKNVFRIAKQAVMKAGQYAYRDRRAKKRVFRQLWIARINAASRGLGLSYSKFVAGLKKAQIDIDRKVLADLAVNDPAGFASIFAKVKAALA; encoded by the coding sequence ATGCCTCGCGTCAAACGTGGTGTTACCGCACGTGCTCGTCACAAGAAGGTCCTGGCTCTGGCCAAGGGCTTCCGTGGTCGTCGTAAGAACGTCTTCCGCATCGCCAAACAGGCGGTGATGAAGGCGGGCCAATACGCCTACCGTGACCGCCGTGCCAAGAAGCGCGTGTTCCGCCAGCTGTGGATTGCCCGTATCAACGCGGCAAGCCGTGGCCTGGGTCTGAGCTACAGCAAGTTCGTGGCTGGCCTGAAGAAGGCCCAGATCGACATCGACCGCAAGGTCCTGGCTGATCTCGCCGTCAACGATCCTGCTGGTTTTGCCAGCATCTTCGCCAAGGTGAAGGCCGCTCTCGCTTAA
- the rpmI gene encoding 50S ribosomal protein L35, translated as MPKMKTKSSAKKRFRVRPGGTVKRGQAFKRHILTKKTTKNKRQLRGAANVHETNMGHIAAMLPFAGL; from the coding sequence ATGCCCAAAATGAAGACCAAGAGCAGCGCGAAGAAGCGTTTTCGCGTTCGTCCGGGTGGTACCGTCAAGCGCGGTCAGGCGTTCAAGCGCCACATCCTGACCAAGAAGACCACGAAGAACAAGCGTCAGCTCCGCGGCGCCGCGAACGTGCATGAGACCAACATGGGCCACATCGCTGCGATGTTGCCTTTCGCTGGTCTGTAA
- the infC gene encoding translation initiation factor IF-3, which produces MATFADRRAIPERKHRLNREIIAPEVRLNGPENEPIGIVSIQEALRMAGELDVDLVEIAATATPPVCRLMDYGKFKYQEQKRAAEAKAKQKVIEVKEVKFRPGTDEGDYQIKMRNLRRFIAEDGDKGKVTLRYRGREITHQDIGMRMLERIRDELADVAVVEHMPKLEGRQMIMVLAPKKR; this is translated from the coding sequence ATCGCTACTTTTGCTGACCGTCGTGCGATTCCCGAGCGTAAGCATCGGCTGAACCGTGAAATCATCGCCCCTGAAGTCCGTCTGAATGGTCCTGAAAACGAGCCCATCGGCATCGTGAGCATTCAGGAAGCGCTTCGTATGGCTGGTGAGCTGGACGTCGATCTGGTCGAAATCGCCGCCACAGCCACTCCGCCGGTCTGCCGGCTGATGGATTACGGCAAGTTCAAGTACCAGGAGCAGAAGCGCGCAGCGGAAGCCAAGGCCAAGCAGAAGGTCATCGAGGTCAAGGAAGTCAAATTCCGCCCGGGTACGGACGAAGGCGACTACCAGATCAAGATGCGCAATCTGCGCCGCTTCATTGCTGAAGACGGCGACAAGGGCAAGGTCACGCTGCGCTATCGCGGCCGCGAAATCACCCACCAGGACATCGGTATGCGCATGCTGGAACGCATCCGCGATGAACTGGCGGATGTGGCGGTGGTGGAGCACATGCCCAAGCTCGAAGGCCGCCAGATGATCATGGTGCTGGCGCCCAAGAAGCGCTGA
- the thrS gene encoding threonine--tRNA ligase — MISIQLPDGSKREFPQPVTVAEVAASIGAGLAKAALAGRVGTGDEAKLVDTSYLIDRDLPLAIITEKDPDGLEVIRHSTAHLLAYAVKELFPEAQVTIGPVIENGFYYDFSYKRPFTPEDLAAIEAKMTELAKKDEKVVRSVLPRDEAVSYFKGIGEAYKAEIIASIPANEDVSLYAEGGFTDLCRGPHVPSTGKLKHFKLMKVAGAYWRGDHRNEQLQRIYGTAWASKDDLQAYLRMLEEAEKRDHRKIGKDLDLFHIDEHAPGVVFWHPKGWTVWQEVEQYMRRVYRDNGYQEVKGPQLLDKSLWEATGHWEKYRDNMFTTESEKRDYALKPMNCPGHILIFKHGIKSYRDLPLRFGEFGQCHRNEPTGGLHGIMRVRGFTQDDGHIFCTEDQILAECVAYTALLQKVYKDFGFTDIIYKVATRPEARIGSDEVWDKAEFALMESLRASGVEFIIAPGDGAFYGPKIEYTLKDAIGRQWQCGTMQVDFSMPGRLGAEYVAEDGERHTPVMLHRAIVGSLERFIGILIEQHAGALPVWLAPTQVVVANITDAQADYVSEIVKTLQKQGVRVQADLRNEKITYKIREHSLQKTPFILVVGDKEKANGAVAVRARGNQDLGVMSLEDFAAKLSSTIAEKA, encoded by the coding sequence ATGATTTCCATCCAACTGCCTGACGGTTCCAAGCGTGAATTCCCCCAACCGGTGACGGTGGCGGAAGTGGCCGCCTCCATTGGTGCGGGCCTGGCCAAGGCCGCACTGGCCGGCCGTGTGGGCACGGGCGACGAGGCCAAGCTGGTGGACACCAGCTATCTGATCGACCGCGACCTGCCGCTGGCCATCATCACCGAGAAGGATCCGGACGGTCTGGAGGTGATCCGTCACTCCACCGCCCACTTGCTGGCTTATGCGGTCAAGGAACTGTTCCCCGAGGCGCAGGTCACCATCGGCCCGGTCATCGAGAATGGCTTCTACTACGACTTCTCGTACAAGCGTCCTTTCACGCCGGAGGATCTGGCCGCCATCGAAGCCAAGATGACCGAGCTGGCCAAGAAGGATGAGAAGGTGGTGCGTTCGGTGCTGCCGCGCGACGAGGCCGTGAGCTATTTCAAGGGCATTGGTGAAGCCTACAAGGCCGAGATCATTGCCAGCATCCCGGCCAACGAGGACGTGTCGCTGTATGCCGAAGGCGGTTTCACCGATCTTTGCCGCGGCCCGCACGTACCGTCCACCGGCAAGCTCAAGCATTTCAAGCTGATGAAGGTGGCCGGCGCCTACTGGCGCGGCGACCATCGCAATGAACAGCTGCAGCGCATCTATGGCACCGCCTGGGCCAGCAAGGATGACCTGCAGGCCTACCTGCGCATGCTGGAAGAGGCCGAAAAGCGCGACCACCGCAAGATCGGCAAGGACCTGGACCTGTTCCACATCGACGAACACGCGCCCGGCGTGGTGTTCTGGCATCCCAAGGGCTGGACGGTCTGGCAGGAGGTGGAGCAGTACATGCGCCGTGTCTACCGTGACAACGGCTATCAGGAGGTCAAGGGCCCGCAACTGCTGGACAAGTCGCTCTGGGAGGCCACCGGCCACTGGGAGAAGTATCGCGACAACATGTTCACGACCGAATCGGAAAAGCGCGACTACGCGCTCAAGCCGATGAACTGCCCGGGGCACATCCTGATCTTCAAGCACGGCATCAAGAGCTACCGCGACCTGCCGCTGCGTTTTGGTGAGTTCGGCCAATGCCACCGCAATGAGCCGACCGGCGGCCTGCACGGCATCATGCGGGTGCGCGGCTTTACCCAGGACGATGGCCACATCTTCTGTACCGAAGACCAGATCCTGGCTGAATGCGTGGCCTACACCGCGCTGCTGCAGAAGGTCTACAAGGACTTCGGCTTCACCGACATCATCTACAAGGTGGCGACGCGGCCGGAGGCACGCATCGGTTCCGATGAGGTCTGGGACAAGGCGGAATTCGCCCTGATGGAGTCGCTGCGCGCCTCCGGTGTGGAGTTCATCATCGCCCCGGGCGACGGCGCCTTCTACGGCCCGAAGATCGAATACACCCTGAAGGACGCCATCGGCCGCCAGTGGCAGTGCGGCACCATGCAGGTCGATTTCTCGATGCCGGGGCGCCTGGGCGCCGAGTACGTGGCCGAGGATGGCGAGCGTCACACCCCCGTGATGTTGCACCGCGCCATCGTCGGTTCGCTGGAGCGTTTCATCGGTATCCTGATCGAACAACATGCCGGTGCGCTGCCGGTTTGGCTGGCGCCGACCCAGGTGGTTGTGGCCAATATCACTGATGCGCAAGCGGATTACGTCAGTGAAATTGTGAAAACGCTGCAAAAACAAGGGGTTAGGGTCCAGGCCGATTTGCGGAACGAAAAGATCACGTATAAAATCCGCGAGCATTCCCTGCAAAAGACTCCGTTCATCCTCGTCGTTGGCGACAAAGAGAAGGCGAACGGGGCTGTTGCAGTGCGCGCCCGTGGCAACCAGGACCTGGGGGTGATGTCGCTGGAAGACTTCGCTGCAAAGCTGTCTTCCACCATCGCTGAGAAGGCCTGA